A single region of the Eulemur rufifrons isolate Redbay chromosome 8, OSU_ERuf_1, whole genome shotgun sequence genome encodes:
- the CELF3 gene encoding CUGBP Elav-like family member 3 isoform X15 — MNRPIQVKPADSESRGGRFCTSRLGPYRKLFVGMLGKQQTDEDVRKMFEPFGTIDECTVLRGPDGTSKGCAFVKFQTHAEAQAAINTLHSSRTLPGASSSLVVKFADTEKERGLRRMQQVATQLGMFSPIALQFGAYSAYTQALMQQQAALVAAHSAYLSPMATMAAVQMQHMAAINANGLIATPITPSSGTSTPPAIAATPVSAIPAALGVNGYSPVPTQPTGQPAPDALYPNGVHPYPAQSPAAPVDPLQQAYAGMQHYTAAYPAAYSLVAPAFPQPPALVQQQQREGPDGCNIFIYHLPQEFTDSEILQMFVPFGFVSFDNPASAQAAIQAMNGFQIGMKRLKVQLKRPKDANRPY, encoded by the exons ATGAACAGGCCGATCCAGGTCAAGCCAGCCGACAGCGAGAGCCGAGGAGGTAGGTTCTGTACCTCTAGACTTGGTCCCT ACCGGAAGCTCTTTGTGGGGATGCTAGGGAAGCAGCAGACAGATGAGGACGTCCGGAAGATGTTCGAGCCTTTCGGGACCATAGACGAGTGCACTGTGCTCCGGGGACCAGACGGCACCAGCAAAG GCTGTGCCTTCGTGAAGTTCCAGACCCACGCGGAGGCCCAGGCAGCCATCAACACCCTTCACAGCAGCCGGACCCTGCCG GGTGCCTCGTCCAGCCTGGTGGTGAAGTTTGCTGACACAGAGAAGGAGCGAGGTCTCCGCCGAATGCAGCAAGTGGCCACCCAGCTGGGCATGTTCAGCCCCATCGCCCTCCAGTTCGGAGCCTACAGCGCCTACACCCAGGCC CTGATGCAGCAGCAGGCAGCCCTGGTAGCGGCTCACAGTGCCTACCTCAGCCCCATGGCCACCATGGCTGCCGTGCAGATGCAGCATATGGCCGCCATCAATGCCAATGGCCTCATCGCCACCCCCATCACCCCATCCTCAG GAACCAGCACCCCTCCTGCCATCGCTGCCACGCCTGTCTCTGCCATCCCTGCTGCCCTGGGCGTCAACGGCTACAGCCCGGTGCCCACCCAGCCCACTGGGCAGCCTGCCCCTGATGCTCTGTATCCCAACGGGGTTCATCCCTACCCAG cccagagcccagcagcCCCTGTGGACCCCCTGCAGCAGGCCTACGCAGGGATGCAGCACTATACAG CAGCCTACCCGGCAGCCTACAGCCTGGTTGCGCCTGCGTTCCCGCAGCCTCCAGCCCTGGTT cagcagcagcaaagagAAG GCCCTGACGGCTGCAACATCTTCATCTACCACCTACCCCAGGAGTTCACGGACTCAGAGATCCTTCAGATGTTTGTCCCCTTTG GCTTTGTGAGTTTCGACAATCCGGCCAGCGCCCAGGCTGCCATCCAGGCCATGAATGGTTTCCAGATCGGCATGAAGCGCCTCAAAGTCCAGCTAAAGCGGCCTAAAGATGCCAACCGGCCCTACTGA